In Acinonyx jubatus isolate Ajub_Pintada_27869175 chromosome B3, VMU_Ajub_asm_v1.0, whole genome shotgun sequence, a genomic segment contains:
- the THTPA gene encoding thiamine-triphosphatase isoform X1 — MAACAGTGPVHREPGRGPRPGIMAHALIEVERKFIPGPGTEKQLQELGGILEHQVTFWDRYYDTPELSLMRADYWLRQREGSGWELKCPGTAGVSGPHQEYVELTVEPAVVAQLCEVLGIEVLGAGGVAAVLGPLGLQEVASFVTKRSAWKLVLSGTDEEEPPLRVDLDTADFGYTVGEVEALVHEEAEVPVAVEKIHSVCSMLGVPVQETAPAKLMVYLQRFQPQDYQRLLQVHRLREKPQGTKDPEGNLG; from the exons ATGGCCGCTTGTGCTGGGACCGGCCCGGTGCACAGAGAGCCGGGCCGAGGTCCGAGGCCAG GTATCATGGCCCACGCCTTGATTGAGGTGGAGCGAAAGTTCATtcctgggcctggcacagagaagcagCTGCAGGAGTTGGGGGGCATCTTAGAGCACCAGGTCACCTTCTGGGACAGATACTATGACACGCCTGAGCTGAGCCTCATGCGGGCTGACTACTGGCTGCGGCAGCGAGAGGGTAGTGGATGGGAGCTCAAATGTCCTGGAACAGCAGGTGTCTCAGGACCCCACCAGGAGTATGTGGAACTCACAGTTGAGCCTGCAGTTGTGGCCCAGCTCTGTGAGGTGCTGGGGATTGAGGTCCTGGGGGCAGGAGGTGTGGCAGCTGTGCTGGGCCCACTGGGGCTGCAGGAAGTAGCTAGTTTTGTGACTAAGCGTAGTGCCTGGAAGTTGGTGCTCTCTGGAACTGATGAAGAGGAGCCTCCGCTCAGGGTGGACCTGGATACAGCGGACTTTGGCTACACCGTGGGTGAGGTAGAGGCCCTGGTGCACGAGGAGGCTGAAGTCCCAGTTGCCGTGGAGAAGATCCACAGTGTCTGCAGCATGCTTG GTGTGCCCGTACAGGAGACAGCACCTGCCAAGCTGATGGTATACCTACAGCGTTTCCAGCCTCAGGACTATCAGCGCCTGCTACAAGTACACAGACTCAGAGAGAAGCCACAGGGGACTAAGGATCCTGAAGGCAACTTGGGCTAG
- the THTPA gene encoding thiamine-triphosphatase isoform X2 — protein MAHALIEVERKFIPGPGTEKQLQELGGILEHQVTFWDRYYDTPELSLMRADYWLRQREGSGWELKCPGTAGVSGPHQEYVELTVEPAVVAQLCEVLGIEVLGAGGVAAVLGPLGLQEVASFVTKRSAWKLVLSGTDEEEPPLRVDLDTADFGYTVGEVEALVHEEAEVPVAVEKIHSVCSMLGVPVQETAPAKLMVYLQRFQPQDYQRLLQVHRLREKPQGTKDPEGNLG, from the exons ATGGCCCACGCCTTGATTGAGGTGGAGCGAAAGTTCATtcctgggcctggcacagagaagcagCTGCAGGAGTTGGGGGGCATCTTAGAGCACCAGGTCACCTTCTGGGACAGATACTATGACACGCCTGAGCTGAGCCTCATGCGGGCTGACTACTGGCTGCGGCAGCGAGAGGGTAGTGGATGGGAGCTCAAATGTCCTGGAACAGCAGGTGTCTCAGGACCCCACCAGGAGTATGTGGAACTCACAGTTGAGCCTGCAGTTGTGGCCCAGCTCTGTGAGGTGCTGGGGATTGAGGTCCTGGGGGCAGGAGGTGTGGCAGCTGTGCTGGGCCCACTGGGGCTGCAGGAAGTAGCTAGTTTTGTGACTAAGCGTAGTGCCTGGAAGTTGGTGCTCTCTGGAACTGATGAAGAGGAGCCTCCGCTCAGGGTGGACCTGGATACAGCGGACTTTGGCTACACCGTGGGTGAGGTAGAGGCCCTGGTGCACGAGGAGGCTGAAGTCCCAGTTGCCGTGGAGAAGATCCACAGTGTCTGCAGCATGCTTG GTGTGCCCGTACAGGAGACAGCACCTGCCAAGCTGATGGTATACCTACAGCGTTTCCAGCCTCAGGACTATCAGCGCCTGCTACAAGTACACAGACTCAGAGAGAAGCCACAGGGGACTAAGGATCCTGAAGGCAACTTGGGCTAG
- the AP1G2 gene encoding AP-1 complex subunit gamma-like 2 isoform X1, translating into MVVPSLKLQDLIEEIRGAKTQAQEREVIQKECAHIRASFRDGDPLHRHRQLAKLLYVHMLGYPAHFGQMECLKLIASPRFTDKRVGYLGAMLLLDERQDAHLLITNSIKNDLSQGIQAVQGLALCTLSTMGSAEMCRDLATEVEKLLLQPSSYVRKKAVLTAVHMIRKVPELSNIFLPPCAQLLHERHHGILLGTITLITELCERSPAALKHFRKVVPQLVKILRTLVTTGYSTEHSISGVSDPFLQVRILRLLRILGRNHEESSETMNDLLAQVATNTDTSRNAGSAVLFETVLTIMDIRSAPGLRVLAVNILGRFLLNNDKNIRYVALTSLLRMVQSDHSAVQRHRPTVVECLREPDASLSRRALELSLALVNSSNVRAMTQELQSFLESCPPDLRADCASGILLAAERFAPTKRWHIDTILRVLTTAGIYVRDDAVANLTQLIGEAQELHAYSVRRLYSALAEDISQQPLVQVAAWCIGEYGDLLLEGSCEETEPLQVEEEEVLALLEKVLQSHVSQPATRGYALTALMKLSTRLRGDSNRIRQVVSIYGSCLDVELQQRAVEYNTLFQKYDHMRAAILEKMPLVERGGSQVDGEAKESKEAQLSETALVSTEPQASKLLDLLDLLDGTSGDAQPPPPLDPSPGGALVHLLDLPGAPLPPPSIPNLRVFEREGLQLNLSFVRPSGTPTLLLIMVTATNTSGADVTHFICQAAVPKSFQLQLQAPSGDTLPAQGGLPVTQLLRILNPNKAPLRLKLRLTYNHFGQSVQEIFEVNNLPVETWQ; encoded by the exons ATGGTGGTGCCTTCACTGAAGCTTCAAGATCTAATCGAGGAGATACGTGGGGCCAAGACCCAGGCACAGGAGCGGGAGGTGATCCAAAAGGAGTGCGCCCACATCCGCGCCTCCTTCCGCGATGGGGACCCTCTGCACAGGCACCGCCAGCTGGCCAAACTGCTCTACGTCCACATGTTGGGCTACCCCGCCCACTTTGGACAG ATGGAGTGCCTGAAACTGATTGCCTCCCCCAGATTCACAGACAAGAGGGTGGGCTACCTGGGGGCCATGCTTCTACTGGATGAGAGGCAGGATGCCCACCTGCTCATTACCAACAGCATCAAGAA TGACCTGAGCCAGGGGATTCAGGCAGTACAAGGCCTGGCCCTGTGCACTCTGAGCACTATGGGCTCTGCTGAAATGTGCCGGGACCTGGCCACTGAGGTGGAGAAACTGCTCCTGCAGCCTAGCTCCTATGTGCGCAAGAAG GCTGTTCTGACTGCAGTGCACATGATCCGGAAGGTCCCTGAGCTCTCCAACATCTTCCTCCCACCCTGTGCCCAACTGCTTCATGAACGCCACCATG GCATCCTGCTGGGCACCATCACGCTGATCACGGAGCTCTGTGAACGAAGCCCTGCAGCCCTCAAGCATTTTCGAAAG GTGGTGCCCCAGCTGGTGAAGATCCTCCGGACTCTGGTGACAACGGGATATTCCACAGAACACAGTATATCTGGAGTCAGCGACCCCTTCCTGCAG GTCCGGATACTTCGTCTCCTTCGGATTCTGGGCCGGAACCACGAAGAGAGCAGTGAGACCATGAATGACTTGCTGGCTCAG GTGGCCACTAACACAGATACCAGCCGAAATGCGGGCAGTGCAGTCCTGTTTGAGACAGTGCTGACCATCATGGACATCCGCTCTGCACCTGGCCTTCGG GTTCTAGCTGTCAACATTCTTGGCCGCTTCCTGCTCAACAATGACAAGAACATTAG GTATGTAGCCCTGACGTCATTGCTGCGTATGGTGCAGTCTGATCACAGCGCTGTGCAGCGGCACCGGCCCACTGTGGTCGAATGTCTGCGGGAACCTGATGCCTCCCTCAGCCG GCGGGCCCTGGAACTGAGCCTGGCTCTGGTGAATAGCTCCAACGTGCGAGCTATGACACAAGAGCTGCAGAGCTTTCTGGAATCCTGCCCCCCAGATCTACGGGCCGACTGTGCCTCAGGCATCCTGCTGGCAGCAGAGAG GTTTGCCCCAACCAAGCGGTGGCACATAGATACCATCCTGCGCGTGCTGACAACG GCAGGCATCTATGTACGGGATGATGCAGTGGCCAACCTGACCCAGCTGATTGGGGAGGCCCAGGAGCTACATGCCTATTCTGTGCGCCGCCTGTACAGCGCCCTAGCAGAGGACATCTCCCAA CAACCACTGGTGCAAGTGGCAGCTTGGTGCATTGGAGAATACGGGGACCTCCTGCTGGAAGGGAGCTGTGAGGAAACAGAGCCCCTTCAG gtggaggaagaggaggtgttGGCACTGCTGGAAAAGGTGCTGCAGTCCCATGTGTCCCAGCCAGCCACCCGAGGATATGCCCTGACAGCCCTCATGAAGCTCAGCACCCGGCTCCGTGGAGACAGCAA CCGCATCCGCCAGGTGGTGTCCATCTACGGGAGCTGCCTGGACGTGGAGCTGCAGCAGCGGGCTGTGGAGTACAACACGCTCTTCCAGAAGTATGACCACATGAG GGCCGCCATCCTGGAAAAGATGCCTCTTGTGGAGAGAGGTGGGTCTCAGGTTGATGGGGaagcaaaggaaagcaaagaagccCAGCTTTCGGAAACAGCCCTTGTGTCCACAGAGCCCCAG GCTTCCAAGCTCTTGGATCTGTTAGATCTCCTGGATGGCACTTCTGGGgatgcccagcccccaccccctctggaTCCCTCCCCAGGAGGCGCTTTAGTACACCTCCTCGACCTTCCTGGTGCACCTCTACCCCCAC CTTCCATCCCAAATCTCAGAGTGTTTGAGCGGGAAGGACTACAGCTGAATCTGTCTTTTGTTCGACCCTCTGGAACTCCTACTTTGCTCTTAATCATGGTCACTGCTACCAACACCTCAGGAGCTGATGTCACCCACTTCATCTGCCAGGCTGCTGTGCCCAAG AGTTTCCAGCTGCAGCTACAGGCCCCCAGTGGGGACACACTTCCAGCTCAGGGTGGCCTTCCAGTGACCCAGCTCCTCAGAATCCTCAATCCTAACAAG GCCCCCTTGAGGCTAAAGCTGCGCCTTACCTACAACCACTTTGGCCAGTCGGTGCAGGAGATCTTTGAGGTGAACAACTTGCCTGTGGAGACATGGCAGTAA
- the AP1G2 gene encoding AP-1 complex subunit gamma-like 2 isoform X2: protein MNATMVVPQLVKILRTLVTTGYSTEHSISGVSDPFLQVRILRLLRILGRNHEESSETMNDLLAQVATNTDTSRNAGSAVLFETVLTIMDIRSAPGLRVLAVNILGRFLLNNDKNIRYVALTSLLRMVQSDHSAVQRHRPTVVECLREPDASLSRRALELSLALVNSSNVRAMTQELQSFLESCPPDLRADCASGILLAAERFAPTKRWHIDTILRVLTTAGIYVRDDAVANLTQLIGEAQELHAYSVRRLYSALAEDISQQPLVQVAAWCIGEYGDLLLEGSCEETEPLQVEEEEVLALLEKVLQSHVSQPATRGYALTALMKLSTRLRGDSNRIRQVVSIYGSCLDVELQQRAVEYNTLFQKYDHMRAAILEKMPLVERGGSQVDGEAKESKEAQLSETALVSTEPQASKLLDLLDLLDGTSGDAQPPPPLDPSPGGALVHLLDLPGAPLPPPSIPNLRVFEREGLQLNLSFVRPSGTPTLLLIMVTATNTSGADVTHFICQAAVPKSFQLQLQAPSGDTLPAQGGLPVTQLLRILNPNKAPLRLKLRLTYNHFGQSVQEIFEVNNLPVETWQ, encoded by the exons ATGAACGCCACCATG GTGGTGCCCCAGCTGGTGAAGATCCTCCGGACTCTGGTGACAACGGGATATTCCACAGAACACAGTATATCTGGAGTCAGCGACCCCTTCCTGCAG GTCCGGATACTTCGTCTCCTTCGGATTCTGGGCCGGAACCACGAAGAGAGCAGTGAGACCATGAATGACTTGCTGGCTCAG GTGGCCACTAACACAGATACCAGCCGAAATGCGGGCAGTGCAGTCCTGTTTGAGACAGTGCTGACCATCATGGACATCCGCTCTGCACCTGGCCTTCGG GTTCTAGCTGTCAACATTCTTGGCCGCTTCCTGCTCAACAATGACAAGAACATTAG GTATGTAGCCCTGACGTCATTGCTGCGTATGGTGCAGTCTGATCACAGCGCTGTGCAGCGGCACCGGCCCACTGTGGTCGAATGTCTGCGGGAACCTGATGCCTCCCTCAGCCG GCGGGCCCTGGAACTGAGCCTGGCTCTGGTGAATAGCTCCAACGTGCGAGCTATGACACAAGAGCTGCAGAGCTTTCTGGAATCCTGCCCCCCAGATCTACGGGCCGACTGTGCCTCAGGCATCCTGCTGGCAGCAGAGAG GTTTGCCCCAACCAAGCGGTGGCACATAGATACCATCCTGCGCGTGCTGACAACG GCAGGCATCTATGTACGGGATGATGCAGTGGCCAACCTGACCCAGCTGATTGGGGAGGCCCAGGAGCTACATGCCTATTCTGTGCGCCGCCTGTACAGCGCCCTAGCAGAGGACATCTCCCAA CAACCACTGGTGCAAGTGGCAGCTTGGTGCATTGGAGAATACGGGGACCTCCTGCTGGAAGGGAGCTGTGAGGAAACAGAGCCCCTTCAG gtggaggaagaggaggtgttGGCACTGCTGGAAAAGGTGCTGCAGTCCCATGTGTCCCAGCCAGCCACCCGAGGATATGCCCTGACAGCCCTCATGAAGCTCAGCACCCGGCTCCGTGGAGACAGCAA CCGCATCCGCCAGGTGGTGTCCATCTACGGGAGCTGCCTGGACGTGGAGCTGCAGCAGCGGGCTGTGGAGTACAACACGCTCTTCCAGAAGTATGACCACATGAG GGCCGCCATCCTGGAAAAGATGCCTCTTGTGGAGAGAGGTGGGTCTCAGGTTGATGGGGaagcaaaggaaagcaaagaagccCAGCTTTCGGAAACAGCCCTTGTGTCCACAGAGCCCCAG GCTTCCAAGCTCTTGGATCTGTTAGATCTCCTGGATGGCACTTCTGGGgatgcccagcccccaccccctctggaTCCCTCCCCAGGAGGCGCTTTAGTACACCTCCTCGACCTTCCTGGTGCACCTCTACCCCCAC CTTCCATCCCAAATCTCAGAGTGTTTGAGCGGGAAGGACTACAGCTGAATCTGTCTTTTGTTCGACCCTCTGGAACTCCTACTTTGCTCTTAATCATGGTCACTGCTACCAACACCTCAGGAGCTGATGTCACCCACTTCATCTGCCAGGCTGCTGTGCCCAAG AGTTTCCAGCTGCAGCTACAGGCCCCCAGTGGGGACACACTTCCAGCTCAGGGTGGCCTTCCAGTGACCCAGCTCCTCAGAATCCTCAATCCTAACAAG GCCCCCTTGAGGCTAAAGCTGCGCCTTACCTACAACCACTTTGGCCAGTCGGTGCAGGAGATCTTTGAGGTGAACAACTTGCCTGTGGAGACATGGCAGTAA
- the JPH4 gene encoding junctophilin-4, with translation MSPGGKFDFDDGGCYVGGWEAGRAHGYGVCTGPGAQGEYSGCWAHGFESLGVFTGPGGHSYQGHWQQGKREGLGVERKSRWTYRGEWLGGLKGRSGVWESVSGLRYAGLWKDGFQDGYGTETYSDGGTYQGQWQAGKRHGYGVRQSVPYHQAALLRSPRRTSLDSGHSDPPTPPPPLPLPGDEGGSPASGSRGGFVLAGPGDAEGASTRKRTPAAGGFFRRSLLLSGLRAGGRRSSLGSKRGSLRSEVSSEVGSTGPPGSEASGPPAPAPPALIEGSATEVYAGEWRADRRSGYGVSQRSNGLRYEGEWLGNRRHGYGRTTRPDGSREEGKYKRNRLVHGGRVRSLLPLALRRGKVKEKVDRAVEGARRAVSAARQRQEIAAARAADALLKAVAASSVAEKAVEAARMAKLIAQDLQPMLEAPGRRPRQDSEGSDTEPLDEDSPGVYENGLTPSEGSPELPSSPASSRQPWRPPARRSPLPPGGDRGPFSSPKAWPEEWGGPGEQAEELAGYEAEDEAGMQGPGPRDGSPLLGGCSDSSGSLREEEGEDEEPLPQLRTPGRLEPEPMATPVLRGPFSRGPEAGCLMEEFEEPAATERPVQPGAANPLVVGAVALLDLSLAFLFSQLLT, from the exons ATGTCCCCCGGGGGCAAGTTCGACTTTGACGACGGGGGCTGCTACGTGGGGGGCTGGGAGGCGGGGCGGGCACATGGCTACGGCGTGTGCACGGGGCCCGGCGCCCAGGGCGAGTACAGCGGCTGCTGGGCGCACGGCTTCGAGTCACTGGGCGTCTTCACGGGGCCCGGCGGACACAGCTACCAGGGCCACTGGCAGCAGGGCAAGCGCGAAGGGCTGGGCGTGGAGCGCAAGAGCCGCTGGACGTACCGCGGCGAGTGGCTGGGCGGGCTGAAGGGGCGCAGCGGCGTGTGGGAGAGCGTGTCGGGCCTGCGCTACGCCGGGCTCTGGAAGGACGGCTTCCAGGACGGCTACGGCACCGAGACCTACTCCGACGGAG GCACCTACCAGGGCCAGTGGCAGGCCGGGAAGCGCCACGGCTACGGGGTGCGCCAGAGTGTGCCCTACCATCAGGCGGCGCTGCTGCGCTCGCCCCGCCGCACCTCCCTGGACTCCGGCCACAGCGACCCCCCGacaccgcccccacccctgcccctgccgggCGACGAGGGAGGCAGCCCGGCCTCAGGCTCCCGGGGCGGCTTCGTGCTGGCCGGGCCGGGGGACGCCGAAGGCGCGTCCACCCGCAAGCGCACTCCCGCGGCCGGCGGGTTCTTCCGCCGCTCGCTGCTGCTCAGCGGGCTCCGGGCTGGCGGGCGCCGCAGCTCCTTGGGCAGCAAGCGGGGCTCCCTGCGCAGCGAGGTGAGCAGTGAGGTGGGCAGCACAGGACCCCCGGGCTCCGAAGCCAGCGGGCCCCCGGCCCCAGCTCCGCCCGCCCTCATCGAGGGCTCTGCCACTGAGGTGTATGCGGGCGAATGGCGCGCCGACCGGCGCAGCGGCTATGGTGTGAGCCAGCGCTCCAACGGGCTGCGCTACGAGGGCGAGTGGCTGGGCAACCGGCGGCACGGCTACGGACGAACCACCCGCCCGGACGGCTCCCGCGAGGAGGGCAAGTACAAGCGCAACCGGCTGGTGCACGGGGGGCGCGTGCGCagcctcctgcctctggcccttcGGCGGGGCAAAGTCAAGGAGAAGGTGGACAGGGCTGTCGAAGGCGCCCGTCGAGCCGTGAGCGCTGCCCGCCAGCGTCAGGAGATCGCTGCTGCCAG GGCGGCAGATGCCCTTCTAAAGGCAGTGGCAGCCAGCAGCGTCGCTGAGAAGGCTGTGGAGGCAGCTCGAATGGCCAAACTGATAGCCCAGGACCTGCAACCCATGTTAGAGGCCCCAG GCCGCAGACCCCGGCAAGACTCAGAAGGTTCCGACACAGAACCCTTGGATGAGGACAGCCCTGGGGTATACGAGAATGGACTGACCCCCTCAGAGGGCTCCCCTGAACTGCCCAGCAGTCCTGCCTCCTCCCGCCAACCCTGGCGACCCCCTGCCCGCCGGAGCCCACTGCCTCCTGGAGGGGACCGGGGTCCCTTCTCCAGCCCCAAAGCTTGGCCTGAGGAGTGGGGGGGGCCAGGTGAGCAGGCAGAGGAACTAGCTGGCTATGAGGCCGAGGATGAGGCTGGGatgcagggcccagggcccagagaCGGTTCCCCACTCCTCGGAGGCTGCAGTGACAGCTCTGGAAGTCTtcgagaggaggaaggggaagacgAAGAGCCCTTGCCCCAGCTGAGAACCCCAGGGCGCTTGGAGCCTGAGCCCATGGCCACGCCAGTCCTGAGGGGCCCATTCTCAAGGGGTCCTGAAGCCGGGTGCCTGATGGAAGAGTTTGAGGAGCCTGCTGCAACGGAGAGGCCCGTCCAGCCG GGAGCTGCCAACCCCCTGGTGGTGGGAGCCGTGGCCCTCCTGGACCTCAGCCTGGCGTTCCTGTTCTCCCAGCTCCTCACCTGA